The following nucleotide sequence is from Pseudonocardia abyssalis.
CCGAGCACAACGGGCACCGGAAGATCCTCACCGCGGCGGTCGGCCCGCGCGTGGCCCCCGGCCTGGACGCGATGGTCCGCGGCCACGCCCGCACCCTGCTCGCGGCGGATCGTGACGGGCGGGTCGACCTCGGCACGGACTACGCGTTCCGCCTGTCGCTCGACGTGATGTTCGAGCTCATCGGCGCACCCGAGCACCTCAAGGACGAGGTCGAACTGCTGGCCGAGGCCCTGTTCCTCTACCGGACCCCGCTACCCGACGGCCGCGACGCCGCCGCCCGGCTGCGGGAGATCCTGCAGGAGATGGTCGCGAGCCGGACCGCGGAGCCGCGCGACGACTGGCTCAGCGCCGTGGTCGCGCGCGGCCGCGACACCGAGCACCCGCTGAGCGAGCAGGAGGTGCACGGCGCGATCGTCGCCCTCCTCGTCGGCGGCCACCACTCCACGGCCCGGGCCACGGCCTGTCTGCTCGCGCACATCGTCACGCACCCCGATCTGCAGGAGAAGCTGCGCGCGTCGCCCGAACGGATCCCCGAGGCCGTGGAGGAGGCCGTGCGGATGTGGACGCCGCTGCGCTGGTTCGCGCGCACCGCGGCCGAGGACGTCGCACTCGACGAGGTGACGGTCCGGGCCGGCGAACGGGTGCTGCTGCTCTACGCGGGCGCCAACCGCGACCCGCGCCGGTTCGCGGAGCCCGACGAGTTCGTGCTCGGTCAGTCCCAGCCCAACAGCCACCTCGCCTTCGGCTGGGGGATCCACCGCTGCGTCGGGATGCCGCTGGCCCAGCTCGAGGTGCGCGTGGCCGTCGAGGAGCTGTTCGCGGTCTCCGACTGGGTCTCGCCGCACGACGACATCACGTGGACCTCCTCCACCGAACCCCGCCGGATCCCCTGCGCGCTGCGCTGACCTCCCCGTACCGCACCCGTACGTCCCGAACTCGACGACGAGAGGCACAGCCATGTCCGAATCCGTCCTCCACTCCGCACCGGACGTGACCGCGCCGTCCGGCCGGGCCCGCACCCGGGCCGTCGTCGCGGTCGCGGTCGGCAACCTGCTGGAGTGGTACGACTTCGCGGTCTATGCGGGAATGGCCGCGTTGCTGGCCACGCTGTTCTTCCCCTCGGACGACCCGATCGCGTCGCTGCTGGCCTCGTTCTCCGTGTTCGCGGTGGGCTTCGCGCTGCGGCCGGTCGGCGCGATC
It contains:
- a CDS encoding cytochrome P450; this translates as MPTSPPTVRFDPLDQDMRFHDFGVYDEIRAVGGVAWSPERGGFWAVVDHALARQIASDHGRFGSAAGVRIPPNGTPPTFALEYDRPEHNGHRKILTAAVGPRVAPGLDAMVRGHARTLLAADRDGRVDLGTDYAFRLSLDVMFELIGAPEHLKDEVELLAEALFLYRTPLPDGRDAAARLREILQEMVASRTAEPRDDWLSAVVARGRDTEHPLSEQEVHGAIVALLVGGHHSTARATACLLAHIVTHPDLQEKLRASPERIPEAVEEAVRMWTPLRWFARTAAEDVALDEVTVRAGERVLLLYAGANRDPRRFAEPDEFVLGQSQPNSHLAFGWGIHRCVGMPLAQLEVRVAVEELFAVSDWVSPHDDITWTSSTEPRRIPCALR